DNA from Planctomycetia bacterium:
TCACCTGCAAACGTGCCTGGTTGGGCCGAAGTGCGGTTTCCACCGTGCGCCTGCTGGTCACGCTTTCGAGCAGCTCGGAAGGATCAACCCGAGGTATGGGCATGCTCATCGAATAATAGTTGACGATGGGCGGCGGAGTGTAATACCACGGATTGTACGTGTAGTAGAACGGATCGTAGCCGTAATAGAAACTGGGGAACCCCCAGACAAAAGCCGAGCCGTGTCGGTGGTGGTGATGCCCAGGACGGCCCGGCTGATTAGGATACTGCCGATCAGAAGCGTGACGTTGCTGCCCGAAAGCAATCCCCGGAGCGACGAACAGAAGCAATACTATTAATGCGTTCGTGTAAGTAATCATGACAAATATCCTTTCTCAGAAAATACTGTCTATCAGCATTATAGGCTCCATTTAGCCCCCGGCTCTTGAAGCCGGGGGCGGGTGCGCGCGAAAGTGATCGTCCATTTCGAAAACAATACATCGCAATGGCGCATCACCACCGCGCGGTCACGCCCCCGGCCTGAAGGGCCGGGGGCTAAATGAATATGCTACACTGGTGCATGGCTACACTTGGAACACTGGTCACGTCCACCACCTATGGCACCTGGTTGCGTGGCGACCAGCGTGGATGGGTTGATCAAGGCATCCTTTGGCCTGAAGACCCGCTTCTGGAACTGGCAGATTATCAGCGGCTGAAACACGAACCGTTTCGTTTTGCGAAAGATCAACTATTTCTCGTTGGCGAAATGATCTGTTCGCAATTGTGGCAGCGAATGCAGATACGGCTCTTGGC
Protein-coding regions in this window:
- a CDS encoding TIGR03000 domain-containing protein, translating into MITYTNALIVLLLFVAPGIAFGQQRHASDRQYPNQPGRPGHHHHRHGSAFVWGFPSFYYGYDPFYYTYNPWYYTPPPIVNYYSMSMPIPRVDPSELLESVTSRRTVETALRPNQARLQVILPQADAELQIDGQTTTSVGSVRNFDTPELDPGMLYTYTVEAMWKSRGEMQRDVRRVDVRAGSRVMVDFTKPATSEAIGKPKTVRSPW